From a single Glycine soja cultivar W05 chromosome 19, ASM419377v2, whole genome shotgun sequence genomic region:
- the LOC114397968 gene encoding leucine-rich repeat receptor-like protein kinase PXC1: MTYNNNSFNTFPQSHTLSNHILIAFANPKSEISFKLKTPPSFPPFPHHNMKQVCLCLIILTLALCLCILCVSAEAAGQNDTLALTEFRLQTDTHGNLLTNWTGADACSAVWRGIECSPNGRVVGLTLPSLNLRGPIDSLSTLTYLRFLDLHENRLNGTVSPLLNCTSLELLYLSRNDFSGEIPPEISSLRLLLRLDISDNNIRGPIPTQFAKLTHLLTLRLQNNALSGHVPDLSASLQNLTELNVTNNELRGHVSDSMLTKFGNASFSGNHALCGSTPLPKCSETEPGTETTITVPAKPSSFPQTSSVTVPDTPRKKGLSAGVIVAIVVAVCVAVLVATSFVVAHCCARGSTSGSVVGSESAKRKSGSSSGSEKKVYGNGENLDRDSDGTNTETERSKLVFFDRRNQFELEDLLRASAEMLGKGSLGTVYRAVLDDGCTVAVKRLKDANPCERNEFEQYMDVVGKLKHPNIVRLRAYYYAKEEKLLVYDYLPNGSLHALLHGNRGPGRIPLDWTTRISLVLGAARGLARIHASKIPHGNVKSSNVLLDKNSVALISDFGLSLMLNPVHAIARMGGYRTPEQVEVKRLSQEADVYGFGVLLLEVLTGRAPSTQYPSPARPRVEELAEVDLPKWVKSVVKEEWTSEVFDQELLRYKNIEDELVAMLHVGMACVAAQPEKRPCMLEVVKMIEEIRVVEQSPLGDDYDEARSRTSFSPSLATTQDIQ, translated from the exons ATGACCTATAATAACAACAGCTTCAACACTTTTCCTCAATCACACACTCTCTCCAATCATATTCTCATTGCATTTGCTAATCCCAAATctgaaatttcttttaaattaaaaacaccacCATCGTTCCCTCCCTTCCCACACCATAACATGAAACAGGTTTGTCTTTGTCTCATAATCCTGACACTGGCCTTGTGCTTGTGCATCCTCTGTGTTTCTGCAGAGGCTGCAGGGCAGAACGATACACTCGCACTTACCGAATTCCGTCTCCAAACCGACACCCACGGCAACCTCCTCACCAACTGGACCGGCGCCGACGCCTGCTCCGCCGTATGGCGCGGCATCGAATGCTCCCCAAACGGCAGGGTAGTGGGCCTCACCCTTCCTTCCCTCAACCTCCGCGGCCCAATAGACTCCCTCTCCACACTAACCTACCTCCGTTTCCTCGACCTCCACGAAAACCGCTTAAACGGCACCGTTTCACCTCTCTTAAACTGCACAAGCCTGGAACTCCTCTACCTCTCCCGCAACGACTTCTCCGGCGAGATTCCGCCGGAGATATCCTCCCTCCGCCTCCTCCTCCGCCTAGACATCTCCGACAACAACATCCGAGGCCCCATCCCCACACAATTTGCGAAACTAACCCACCTCCTCACGCTGAGGTTACAGAACAACGCCCTCTCCGGCCACGTCCCCGACCTTTCCGCTTCCCTCCAAAACCTCACCGAACTCAACGTCACCAATAACGAACTCCGCGGCCACGTCTCCGATTCCATGCTCACCAAATTCGGCAATGCGAGCTTCTCCGGAAACCACGCCCTCTGCGGGTCCACCCCGCTACCTAAATGCTCCGAAACAGAGCCAGGCACAGAGACTACAATAACCGTCCCTGCAAAACCGAGCTCGTTCCCGCAAACAAGTAGTGTAACCGTTCCCGACACTCCGAGAAAGAAAGGATTGAGCGCCGGTGTAATTGTGGCGATCGTGGTGGCGGTTTGCGTGGCGGTGCTGGTGGCGACGTCGTTCGTGGTGGCGCATTGTTGCGCCAGAGGTTCCACCTCTGGCTCGGTGGTGGGGAGCGAGAGTGCCAAGAGGAAGAGTGGGAGTAGCAGTGGGAGCGAGAAGAAGGTGTATGGGAACGGTGAAAACTTGGATAGAGACAGCGATGGGACCAATACTGAGACGGAAAGAAGCAAGCTTGTGTTTTTCGATAGGAGGAACCAGTTTGAGTTGGAGGATCTGCTTCGAGCTTCGGCGGAGATGCTCGGAAAAGGAAGCTTGGGGACTGTTTACAGAGCGGTGCTCGATGACGGCTGCACCGTGGCTGTGAAGAGACTCAAAGACGCTAACCCCTGCGAGAGAAATGAGTTTGAACAGTACATGGATGTTGTAGGGAAGCTCAAGCACCCCAACATTGTTAGACTCAGAGCTTATTATTACGCTAAGGAAGAAAAGCTTCTTGTCTATGATTATCTCCCCAATGGAAGCTTGCATGCTCTTCTTCATG GGAACCGGGGACCAGGAAGGATTCCGTTAGATTGGACCACAAGAATAAGTTTGGTGTTAGGTGCGGCTAGAGGGTTGGCACGGATTCACGCATCAAAAATACCTCACGGGAACGTGAAATCTTCCAACGTGCTTCTCGATAAGAACAGCGTCGCTTTAATCTCTGACTTTGGGTTATCATTGATGTTAAACCCCGTTCATGCGATTGCGAGGATGGGAGGGTACAGGACGCCGGAGCAAGTTGAAGTGAAGAGGCTGTCTCAAGAAGCCGACGTGTACGGTTTCGGGGTGCTGCTGTTGGAGGTTCTGACGGGGAGGGCTCCGTCGACGCAGTACCCATCTCCGGCGCGGCCGCGTGTGGAGGAGCTGGCTGAGGTGGATCTTCCGAAGTGGGTGAAGTCGGTGGTGAAAGAAGAGTGGACTTCGGAGGTGTTTGACCAGGAGTTGCTGAGGTACAAGAACATTGAGGATGAGTTGGTGGCGATGCTGCACGTGGGGATGGCGTGCGTGGCGGCGCAGCCGGAGAAGAGGCCGTGTATGTTGGAGGTTGTGAAAATGATTGAGGAGATAAGGGTGGTGGAACAGTCGCCGCTCGGAGATGATTATGATGAGGCTCGCTCGCGCACTTCGTTTTCTCCTTCACTTGCTACCACCCAAGACATCCAATGA